The window GGCGACCGTGCCGGAGGCTTCCTCAAACTTCCAGTGACCGACCATCCCGGCGAGCTGGGCGATCTCCGCGGCGTCGATCACGCGGTTGTAGATGCGGACGTCGTCGAGAACGCCGTTGGCGGCGTGGCCCCACTCACCGTGAAACGGATTAGAGACGCCGATTCGCCACGGTTCGGTTCCGTATTCATACGCCGCCGCGCCCGGTGTGAAATTCGAAGTTTGGACGAGCGTGCCGTTGAGATAGAACTTGATCGTCCCCGCGTCGCGATCGACGGTGGCCGTGACATGGTAGAATTTTCCTGGGGCATTGTAAGTCCAGGCCCCGGCGCCATTCCAAGTGGGGGTCGCTCCAATCCAGTGTTCATGAAAAAAGTAGCCTTCGCTGCTGTAGACTAGGCCCGTATGCCACCCTGACTTGCGGATAATGCCGTAGGCGGCAGTGTTGTCCGAGCCCGTCCCGGGCGGGAGATTGTTCGGCTTGAACCAGGCGGCCAGGCTGTAACTGTTTTCCTGGACGTTCTCCAGACTCGACGAGTTGGCGATCTGGACGTAATCGGAGCCGTTCGTGTAGTTCGCCGAGAACCCGTTCTTGCGGGCGGCGGCCGTCCACGTCGCCGTTCCCGACACCGTGCCGTTGTTGCCGAGGCCCGAGCTGTCGGCGACGGCCGTGCCGCTCGTTTCGTCGAGCTTCCAGTGTCCGACGAGTCCGTAGAGCTCCAACACTTCCGCTTGCGTGAGCTCTTTGGCGTAGATTCGGAAGTCGTCGATCGCTCCGGCGAAACGCTCGGTCGATCCGGTTCGAGTTCCGAGCGACAGGATGCCGGCGCCTTGGTCCGTGAGGGTGGTCGTCCCCGTTCTGTCGAGGGCTCCGTCGACGTAGATCTTGTAGGCGCCGCTGCTGCAGTTGTAGACCACGGCCACATGCCGCCAGTCGTTGGCGACTGAGAAGACCGTGTTGCTCGTCGGGCCGCTGGAGTTGCCGAGGTTGAATCCCAACTTGCCGTCGGTGCGGTAGGCGACGTTCCAACTCGAGGTGATTCCCGTCAGCCGCTGGGTCGATCCCGGCGTGCCGTTGCCTCGGAACCAAAAGGCGACCGAGCCGATGGCCGGGGGATCGAAGTTGGCGTTGGACTTCGCGTCGTTCGAGCCGCTGAACTGGAGCGCCTTGTAACGCCGCCCGTCCACCCAACTGGGGGTTCCGGTGTTAAAGGCGCCGTGGCGCCCGTTGTTGGAGGAGTCGGTCAGCACGGTCCCGGCGGTTGCGTCGAGCTTCCAGTGGAGCATGAGGCTGGTGTCGGCCCCGGCCCAGGCGATGGCTTGTTGGGCGATCTTGAGGCCGTTGGAGTTGAGCGCCGACCAATTGAAGCTGTCGCCGCCCCAGGGGAGCCGCACCCGTCGTCCTGCGGCCGTACCGCCCCCGGCCAGGGCGCCGCCGACCTCGATCACCCCGAGCATGTTTCCCGCGGAATAGTTCTGCTTCGACAGCACGGTCATTCCTGCCGCGACGGTGGGGTTCATCATCGCCAGCGGCTGCGACGAACTGACGATCGTCACGTAACCCGTCGACAAGCCAGTCGTCACGGAATGGGTGTTGTCGAGAATCTCAGTCTGAGTGTGGCCGGCGTCCCACCCGGTTCCGGTCGAAAACCCCATGTCGTCGTCGAGGTAGCGTTCCTCGCAGACGACCCCCTTGGTCGTGTTCTTGCACTTTGTCGTCAGAACCCAATCTTCGATCGTCACCGGGATATAGACGACGTCGACGCCGCTCATCGCCGTGTCGAATGCGGACTGCGAGCTTTCGTCGGCAATTGTGGTGACGGTGTGGCCCCACCCCTCAAACTGCGTTTTTCGAGCGCTCTCCGAAGCTGAAGGCGTGGACGACAGAGTGACTAGCAGCACGTTGAGCGCAGCAGCGCGGCCCGCAGCGCAGCACCAAAGAGCGGCGGTTGCAGCGAGGGCGAGAAACGGCAAACGGCGGCGAGCCGCTGGGGCCGCCGCCGCTAATGCGTGGATTCGTTTGTCGGAGCGCGATCGAGTGATCATGACCTGATGCGCCGGGCGGGAGCGCCGCGGACCGCGTCGGCGTCCTTCGGGGGTCCTACTTGGTCAAGGCGGGTTCGGCCTTGTAGAGCGACTCCAGCACGTCGCGTCGCGCCACGAGCCCGACCAATCGGCCGCGCTGGAGGACCGGGGCCCGGCGAACGCGGTGGACGATGAACAAATCGGCGGCCTTGCTGACGGGATCGTCGGCTTCGACCGTGAGCACGTCGGTCGTCATATGCTGAGCGACCGTATCATCGAGCATCCGCTGGTCGTAAGCGATCGCCAGCAGGGCGAACTCGGTGAGGACCCCCACCAACCGGCCCGCGTCGTCGACGATGGGCAAGCCGCTGATGCGCCGAGCCAGAAGCAGTTCGATCGCGTCCCGCACCGAATCCTGCGGAGTGATCGTGACGACCCGATCGGTCATGATTTGTCGGACGGCGAGCATGGACGGATTCCTATGCGTGCGATGTACGGGCGGACAAGAACGCCGAGGGGGGCGAACAAACGGCTGCGGCGGCATCAAGGTTCCAGCCTCGGGAGGTCCGCGCCGGCGAACCCTCGAATCGCCGGTAAAACCTAGTTCAGAAATGCGTATGAGCCAGTTGCCTGCGGGAAGTTTCCGCCGTCGAAATCAAATCCCTGCGAGCGGCGCAATCCCGACGATCGGCGCCGTCGGCAGTCGACATGGACGATTTGATGGTCCAGTCCCGTTCTGTCGCATAAGATTCAACAGCCGCTCGCTCGGCGCTCCTCTCCTCCGCCGCGCTCGTCACAGGGAACCGCCATGGCGTCCGAGCTGCCTCTTGCCGAGTCTGCGCTCTCGTTTCGCGGGTACAACGTGACCAACCTGGGGCGAACTCCCGAGTTGGCCGCCGTTCCGGCCTATCGTCGAATCGTCGAGGAGGAGCTCGACCGGTTTTCGCAGATTTGCGCCGACGTGGTGCACCGGTCTGTTGATCTCGGTTCGGCCGTTCGCACCCAGCGCGAGTATGGACTCGACCGCTACGCCGAAGCGGTCGCGCTGATCGTGGCGATTGAAACGGCCCAACTGCGGCTGTTGGCCGAGGTGCACGGAATCGATTGCCGAGCGGCGCGGCTGAGTTTCGGCTACAGCCTGGGCGAGATGACGGCCGTTTGTTGCGGCGGAGTGTTTGCGATCGAGGATCTCATCACAGTCCCGTTGGCGATGGCCGCCGATTGCGCGGAGATGGCGCACGACGTGACGATGGGGATTCTGTTCTCGCGCGAGGAAACGATCAACGCCGCGGAGATCGAAGGGTGGTGCGAGCGGGTCACCAGCGAGGGCGCCGGGGCGATCGGCGTCTCCGCGGTGCTGTCGCCGAATTCGCTGTTGGTGCTCGGGCAAGGGGACTCGGTGCAGCGGCTCAAGGGACTCGTTGACGCCGCCAGCAAGACGCGGCTTCACCTGCGAATCAACGAGCATCGGTGGCCGCCGCTCCACACGCCGATCGTGCGGCAACGACATGTTCCCGATCGTTCGGCCGTGCTTCTCGAACGGTTGCCGGGAGGGTGGCAAGCCGCCCAGCCCCCTGTGTTCTCGCTGGCCGCGGGGCGCCGGGCGTACGACGGACGCGGGGCCCGCGGCACGCTGCGCGAGTGGGTCGATCGGCCTCAGCGGTTGTGGGACGCCGTGTGCGACGTGCTCGCTTCGGGAGTGCGAACGGTGATCCACGTCGGCCCGGAACCGAACGTCGTCCCCGCGACGTTTCACCGACTGGCGGAGAACATTCGCCAGCAAGCGAACGGCCGGTCGTGGAGCAGCTTCGGTTTGCGTGCCGTCGCGGGGTTGGTCGAGCGGCCCTGGTTGGCGTCGCTGCTGCCGACCCGGGCGGCGCTCTTGCGGGCGCCGGAGGTGAAGCAGATCAACCTGGAAGACTGGCTATTGGAATTCGCGCCGCGAGAATAGCGGCGGGACGCCGAGGCTTGTCGTCCGAAGACGCATCGCAGGCGCCAGATGTTCATTGGTCGACAGTCGGCAATTCGTAGCAGGCGGCCCACTCCGCATTGCGGATGAGGAGCTTGTTGCTGCTGAGGGCCGGGTTGTTCCAGGTCACTCCTTCCAAGGCGGGGAAGCTGGCCAATTCGACGTATTTGGCGGGGTTCGCCTCGGCAAGGATCACTTCGCCCTCTTCGCTGAGGATCAGCAGTTTGTCGTCGGCGAGCATGATCTGCCCGTGCCCGAACGCGGGGCGGCGTCGCTTCTTCCAGGCTTGCTTGCCGGAGTCCAATTCGATGCATTGCAGGTTCACGTCGTCGATGCCGTAGACGAACCCGTCCTTGACGACGACGTTGCCCATCTTGGTTTTCATGACTGATTTCTTCCACAACCGTTCGATCGTCCACGCTCCCTCGTTTTGGGCGAGACGAATCAACTCGGCGCCCTCGCCATAACCCTTGGAAAGAAACAACCGGTCGTCGCCGACGGGCACGGGTTGCGAGGTCGAGGCGTTGGCGTCGCTGTTGCCGGGCCAGGGATGTTCCCAGAGAACGGCCCCTGAGCCGGCGTCGTGGGCCGTGACGAACTCTTCGTTCACGACAACGACTTGCTCGACCCCCGCGAGGGTCGTCACGACCGGCGTCGCATAGGATGCGCGACGATCGCCGGCTTGCCAGATCGCCTCGCCCGTGTTTGCGTCGAGGGCGACGAGCGAGCTTCCTTTGCCGGTCGACTGCGCGGCGACGTTGGCTGCGGCGTCGCCGACGGCGATGAGGAGCTTGTCGCCCATCAACACGGGCGAGCCGGCCTTGCCCCACAGGAGGTTGGATCCCCCGAACTTGGTCAACGTGTCGCACGACCAAATAAGCTTGCCGGCGGCCGCGTCGAGACAGTTGACGATCCCCGTGGCGCCTTGAGCGTAGACGCGGCCTTCGTGCAGGGTCGGAGTCGCCCGCGGGCCGATGCCTCCCAAGGAGCCGCCGCCTGTGGGATCGAATCGCACCGGGTCGGAGCGGGTCCAGACGATTTCCCCGTCGTCGACCCGGTAGCACGAGATCAGTTCGTCGTCGCCGCGTTGTTCTTGCGTGACGGCAAAGTTGCCGACGACCGCAAAAGCCGACCAGCCGGCGCCGATGCGCTGCTTCCATAATTCCCGCGGCCGGGCATTCCACTTTGCGGCCAAGCGGGCGTCGTTCGCCTCGGCCCACGGCTTGCCGCCGAGAAACGCGGGGTAGTCGTGGGGAGTGGAACGCCATTCGAGCGAAACTTCGGTCGGCGTGGCAGGGGGGGCGAGTTCTCGGTCGGGCTCATCCCAGCGCCAGCGCCAGCCGACGATCCCCACATCGCCGTTGTTGATCGTCTTGATCGGCAACCGCTGGAAATAAAATGCCATCAAGGCCAGCACGATTCCGCCTCCGAGCAAGCGGCGAACGAGCGCCGATCCGTCTGCGAAACCGACCAGCCAGATCGACCAGCCAAGCGCACCCATAATCACCGCTGCATGCCACATACTGTTGACCAGCCCGCGGTCTTCGAGGGCCAGCGCGGCGACGACGCACACGGCGACAAGCGCCGCGGGCCAGACGATCGGGAATAGGAAGCGGCGCGTGGCTGGCGTCGGCAGGGTCGGATCGGACATAGCGAGGCGAGGGCTCCGGAGGGAACGGCGGTTGGGAGCGGCACGGGTCCACGCCGTCAGTGTTGTATGGTAGGGGGAGCAGTCGGGAGCGACAACAGACGGCTTGCTCGGGCATGGCAAGGGCGGCTGGGGGCGATCCGAGCGGGCCCCCAGGCGATTTCCTGCGGGCTTCGCTTCGCGGGCGCCACAGCCACCCTCCTGGCGGCTTCTTGAGCCCGGTTGCGGCGGCTGCGCAGCCCGACTACAACCGAAACACCCCGGACGCCGGCAACAGGCTGCCCCCCTTCCCTTCCAGGTAACCATGACAGCGTGAGCCGGCGCGAATCGCAACAACTCGATGGACAATGGGCCGTGGTCACCGGCAGTTCCCGCGGAATCGGCCGGGCGATCGCGCTGGAGTTCGCCGGTGCGGGAGCGAACGTGGTGGTGCACGCCCGATCGCGCGGCGAGCTGGCCGAGGAGACCGCTGCCGAGGTCCGCGCCTGCGGGGGCGAGGCCCTGGCGGTTGTTGCGGACTTGAGCGATTCGGCAGGGCGTGATGCGCTGCTGACCGCGACCGTGGGGGCCGGTTTGCCCGTCTCCGTGTGGGTCAACAACGCCGGGGTTGACGTGCTGACCGGCGCGGCGGCGAGTTGGACCTTCGCCGAAAAGCTCGCGGCGTTGTGGGCGGTTGACGTCGCGGCGACGATCGAACTGTCGCGGGCCGCCGGCGCCGCGATGCGCGACGGTCGCGGGGGCGTCATCCTGAACATGGGTTGGGACCAAGCCGCGAGCGGCATGGCCGGGGACAGCGGCGAGATGTTCGCGACCGTAAAGGGCGCCGTGGCGGCGTTTACTTGCAGTTTGGCGAAGTCGCTTGCCCCGCGCGTGCGGGTCAACTGCCTCGCCCCGGGGTGGATTCGCACCGCCTGGGGGGACGACGCGTCGCCGTACTGGCAAGCGCGAGCCCAGGCCGAGGCGCTCGTGGGTCGCTGGGGCGAGCCGCGCGACGTTGCCCGGGCGGCGCTGTTTCTGGCGTCGCCCGCGGGGGAGTTCGTCAATGGTCAGGTGCTGGCGATCAACGGCGGCTTCGCCGGCCATGCGCCTGCCGGTCGCGAAGGGGAGTAACCGCGACGCTTTCTTGGACTGCCGGCGCCCGGAGCGCTAGGCGACTGCAATTCACGGAACCACGATGTCACAACGCAGATGACGGCGAAGCAACGCGTCGCTTCTGGCGTTGTTTCCGTCGAGGCTCCCAAACAACGATTCAACCCTTGGCGCTCTTGGCGTCCTTGGCGGTTCTCGTCCCAATGGCTGAGCACATCCACTTCGTGACTGGGCGGTTGGCCGAGCAGGCTCTGCGACGGCAGGTTGCGGCGTTGGCCGAGAGGTTGGGGTTTGCGTATTCGATCGACGTGCTGCCGATCACCGTTGCGGCGCTGATGACCCCTGCGTGGATTGCCAAACATTGGAACGTGCCTGCGACGGCGACGCGGGTGATCATTCCCGGTTATTGCGGCGGCGACCTCTCGAAGCTGACCGGTGCGTCTTGTGCGCCGGTCGAGGCCGGCCCGCGGGATCTGAGACAACTTCCGGAGTTTTTCTGCCAGGCGCCCCCCCCTGACGACTACGGCGCATGGGACGTCGAGATCATCGCCGAGATCAATCACTGCCCACGGCTGACGCTGGCCGAGATCACGGCGACTGCGGCGGCGTTGGCCCGAGACGGCGCCGACGTAGTCGACGTCGGCTGCGAGCCTGGCGAACCGTGGAGCGGCGTTGCCGAAACGGTCCGTGCGCTGCGCGACGCGGGGCATCGCGTGTCGATCGACAGCATGAACCCTGCCGAGATCGAGCCGGCCGTGCGAGCCGGGGCCGAATTGGTCCTCAGCGTCAACAGCAGCAACGTCGCGACGGCCGCCGAGTGGGGTGTCGAGGTCGTCGCCGTACCGGACGACTCGGCGACGCTCGCGGGGCTAGACGACACAATCGTCCGCTTGGCTGACTCAGGAGTTCGCTTTCGGGTCGATCCGATCTTGGAGCCGATCGGGTTCGGGTTCGCCGCGAGTCTGGGGCGGTTTCTCGACGTGCGGCGGCGTCACCCCGACGCGGCGATGATGATGGGAATCGGCAACCTGACGGAGTTGACCGACGTCGACTCCGCCGGGTTGAACGTGGTGCTGCTGGGATTCTGCCAAGAGCTGGGGATCCGCAGCGTGCTGACGACCCAGGTGATCAATTGGGCGCGGAGTTGCGTCAGCGAGTGCGACCGTGCCCGGCGATTGGTTCACTATGCCGTCGAGCGGCGCGTGCTGCCGAAGCGGCTTGCGCCGGAGCTCGTGATGCTTCGCGATCCGCGGGTCGACGAGACGCCGGTCGAGGAGATCGCCGCGCTGGCCGACTTGGTTCGCGACGACAACTACCGCATCTTCGCCTCGGCGGGCGAGGTTCATGTCGTGCGGAGCGGGCTGCACCTGCACGATGTCGATCCGTTTGCGCTGTTCGACCGACTGCGAACCAGCGGGCCCGACGGCGGTCTTCCCCGGGGGCTCGACGCCGGGCACGCGTTTTACCTTGGCTACGAAATGCAGAAGGCCGCC of the Pirellulales bacterium genome contains:
- a CDS encoding LamG domain-containing protein, whose product is MSGVDVVYIPVTIEDWVLTTKCKNTTKGVVCEERYLDDDMGFSTGTGWDAGHTQTEILDNTHSVTTGLSTGYVTIVSSSQPLAMMNPTVAAGMTVLSKQNYSAGNMLGVIEVGGALAGGGTAAGRRVRLPWGGDSFNWSALNSNGLKIAQQAIAWAGADTSLMLHWKLDATAGTVLTDSSNNGRHGAFNTGTPSWVDGRRYKALQFSGSNDAKSNANFDPPAIGSVAFWFRGNGTPGSTQRLTGITSSWNVAYRTDGKLGFNLGNSSGPTSNTVFSVANDWRHVAVVYNCSSGAYKIYVDGALDRTGTTTLTDQGAGILSLGTRTGSTERFAGAIDDFRIYAKELTQAEVLELYGLVGHWKLDETSGTAVADSSGLGNNGTVSGTATWTAAARKNGFSANYTNGSDYVQIANSSSLENVQENSYSLAAWFKPNNLPPGTGSDNTAAYGIIRKSGWHTGLVYSSEGYFFHEHWIGATPTWNGAGAWTYNAPGKFYHVTATVDRDAGTIKFYLNGTLVQTSNFTPGAAAYEYGTEPWRIGVSNPFHGEWGHAANGVLDDVRIYNRVIDAAEIAQLAGMVGHWKFEEASGTVA
- a CDS encoding CBS domain-containing protein, whose amino-acid sequence is MLAVRQIMTDRVVTITPQDSVRDAIELLLARRISGLPIVDDAGRLVGVLTEFALLAIAYDQRMLDDTVAQHMTTDVLTVEADDPVSKAADLFIVHRVRRAPVLQRGRLVGLVARRDVLESLYKAEPALTK
- a CDS encoding ACP S-malonyltransferase — encoded protein: MASELPLAESALSFRGYNVTNLGRTPELAAVPAYRRIVEEELDRFSQICADVVHRSVDLGSAVRTQREYGLDRYAEAVALIVAIETAQLRLLAEVHGIDCRAARLSFGYSLGEMTAVCCGGVFAIEDLITVPLAMAADCAEMAHDVTMGILFSREETINAAEIEGWCERVTSEGAGAIGVSAVLSPNSLLVLGQGDSVQRLKGLVDAASKTRLHLRINEHRWPPLHTPIVRQRHVPDRSAVLLERLPGGWQAAQPPVFSLAAGRRAYDGRGARGTLREWVDRPQRLWDAVCDVLASGVRTVIHVGPEPNVVPATFHRLAENIRQQANGRSWSSFGLRAVAGLVERPWLASLLPTRAALLRAPEVKQINLEDWLLEFAPRE
- a CDS encoding PQQ-binding-like beta-propeller repeat protein, which produces MSDPTLPTPATRRFLFPIVWPAALVAVCVVAALALEDRGLVNSMWHAAVIMGALGWSIWLVGFADGSALVRRLLGGGIVLALMAFYFQRLPIKTINNGDVGIVGWRWRWDEPDRELAPPATPTEVSLEWRSTPHDYPAFLGGKPWAEANDARLAAKWNARPRELWKQRIGAGWSAFAVVGNFAVTQEQRGDDELISCYRVDDGEIVWTRSDPVRFDPTGGGSLGGIGPRATPTLHEGRVYAQGATGIVNCLDAAAGKLIWSCDTLTKFGGSNLLWGKAGSPVLMGDKLLIAVGDAAANVAAQSTGKGSSLVALDANTGEAIWQAGDRRASYATPVVTTLAGVEQVVVVNEEFVTAHDAGSGAVLWEHPWPGNSDANASTSQPVPVGDDRLFLSKGYGEGAELIRLAQNEGAWTIERLWKKSVMKTKMGNVVVKDGFVYGIDDVNLQCIELDSGKQAWKKRRRPAFGHGQIMLADDKLLILSEEGEVILAEANPAKYVELASFPALEGVTWNNPALSSNKLLIRNAEWAACYELPTVDQ
- a CDS encoding SDR family oxidoreductase, which translates into the protein MSRRESQQLDGQWAVVTGSSRGIGRAIALEFAGAGANVVVHARSRGELAEETAAEVRACGGEALAVVADLSDSAGRDALLTATVGAGLPVSVWVNNAGVDVLTGAAASWTFAEKLAALWAVDVAATIELSRAAGAAMRDGRGGVILNMGWDQAASGMAGDSGEMFATVKGAVAAFTCSLAKSLAPRVRVNCLAPGWIRTAWGDDASPYWQARAQAEALVGRWGEPRDVARAALFLASPAGEFVNGQVLAINGGFAGHAPAGREGE
- a CDS encoding dihydropteroate synthase, which codes for MAEHIHFVTGRLAEQALRRQVAALAERLGFAYSIDVLPITVAALMTPAWIAKHWNVPATATRVIIPGYCGGDLSKLTGASCAPVEAGPRDLRQLPEFFCQAPPPDDYGAWDVEIIAEINHCPRLTLAEITATAAALARDGADVVDVGCEPGEPWSGVAETVRALRDAGHRVSIDSMNPAEIEPAVRAGAELVLSVNSSNVATAAEWGVEVVAVPDDSATLAGLDDTIVRLADSGVRFRVDPILEPIGFGFAASLGRFLDVRRRHPDAAMMMGIGNLTELTDVDSAGLNVVLLGFCQELGIRSVLTTQVINWARSCVSECDRARRLVHYAVERRVLPKRLAPELVMLRDPRVDETPVEEIAALADLVRDDNYRIFASAGEVHVVRSGLHLHDVDPFALFDRLRTSGPDGGLPRGLDAGHAFYLGYEMQKAATALALGKQYQQDEALRWGLLTRDEPRHYLKRRRDATAGEAP